In Bacteroidales bacterium, one DNA window encodes the following:
- a CDS encoding outer membrane beta-barrel protein, with amino-acid sequence MKKALVFAALVFIATITMAQGVSPYSVRNIRFGLELNSDIWLNTPAELELRTINRGANISLLYYHQFGESGFGISSGLVLATQNMYTKNAVLTTNTAGVSEFSYILDTITHQKYKLNLNWVELPLEFSYKTKSHLTFALGAKAGYLISDKTKYKGNDFTSDAETEVKMKVFNNPNIMNYRLGTYAMIGYKWINLTAYYGLTNLFDDNFGPEMSPITVGILVRPY; translated from the coding sequence ATGAAAAAAGCATTGGTATTTGCAGCCTTGGTATTTATTGCAACAATTACAATGGCACAGGGTGTCAGCCCATATTCAGTTAGAAATATCCGTTTTGGATTAGAGCTCAATTCCGACATTTGGCTTAATACGCCTGCTGAACTTGAACTTCGGACTATCAACCGGGGTGCAAATATTTCCCTTCTTTATTACCATCAGTTTGGTGAGTCGGGGTTCGGAATTTCAAGCGGGCTGGTATTGGCTACGCAAAATATGTATACGAAGAATGCCGTGCTGACAACCAACACTGCTGGGGTTTCAGAATTCAGTTATATCCTTGATACAATTACACATCAAAAATATAAGCTTAACCTCAACTGGGTAGAATTACCCCTTGAATTCAGTTACAAAACCAAAAGCCATCTTACTTTTGCCCTGGGCGCAAAAGCCGGATACCTGATTTCGGACAAAACCAAATATAAAGGCAATGACTTTACAAGTGATGCTGAAACCGAGGTCAAAATGAAAGTGTTTAATAACCCGAATATAATGAATTACCGGCTCGGTACTTATGCCATGATTGGATACAAATGGATCAATCTTACAGCCTATTATGGCCTTACCAATTTGTTTGACGACAACTTTGGCCCGGAAATGTCGCCAATTACAGTTGGCATTCTCGTGCGACCCTATTAA